A region from the Sulfuricurvum sp. genome encodes:
- the htpG gene encoding molecular chaperone HtpG has product MAKHQFQTEVSQILHLMIHSLYSNKEIFVRELVSNSSDALDKLNMLVLTDENYKGVNFAPRIDIVIDKEAKTLSISDTGIGMNETDLVENLGTIAKSGTKAFLEKLSGDQKKDSKLIGQFGVGFYASFMVADKVEVISRKAGEEQAYKWSSMAGSEYDLEPAERDSHGTTIIMHLKDDEAEFLEAHRIDSIVKKYSNHIPFPIFMDKEEWVAPAEGEEKGHNEIVNKQINKANALWTISKSDISDEEYKDFYSSIAHDSSEPLIWMHNKAEGALEYTTLFYVPSKAPMDLYRVDYQSGIKLYINRVFITDDEKELMPTYLRFLRGVIDSADLPLNVSREILQSNRVMAKIKNASVKKVLGELSKLSENDAEKYDAFYKEFGNVLKEGLYSDFGNREKILELLKLNTLNSAEPVMFSKFIEGVDAEKKEIYYITAKMSLSMLKNSPALERFKAKGIDVLVLNEEIDTIVFPMVTEYNEYKFVNVSDAKLEESEEEKKEHEEKAKGMESFVGQLQNALGESVSKVETTFDLTESAVCLKIDKEDQGYMMAQMMKQFGNMGGDFPAPKPILQINPNHELIKKLSDSADMNLIDDAAHVLLDQAKLYEGETLADTAGFIARLNRIMAKAL; this is encoded by the coding sequence ATGGCAAAACATCAGTTCCAGACTGAAGTCTCACAAATCTTACATCTCATGATCCACTCTTTGTACTCCAACAAAGAGATTTTCGTCCGCGAGTTGGTTTCCAACAGCTCCGACGCACTTGATAAACTAAACATGCTCGTCCTTACCGACGAAAATTACAAAGGGGTCAACTTCGCTCCGCGCATCGACATCGTCATCGACAAAGAAGCGAAAACCCTCAGCATCTCCGACACCGGTATCGGGATGAACGAAACCGATCTCGTAGAGAACCTCGGGACCATTGCAAAATCAGGGACAAAAGCGTTCTTGGAAAAACTCTCGGGCGATCAGAAAAAAGATTCCAAACTTATCGGTCAGTTCGGTGTCGGTTTCTACGCGTCGTTCATGGTAGCCGACAAAGTTGAAGTTATCAGCCGCAAAGCGGGTGAAGAGCAAGCCTACAAATGGAGCTCAATGGCGGGATCGGAATACGATCTTGAGCCTGCGGAACGCGACAGCCACGGTACGACGATCATCATGCACCTAAAAGACGACGAAGCGGAATTCCTAGAGGCTCACCGCATCGACAGCATCGTTAAAAAATACAGCAACCACATCCCGTTCCCGATCTTCATGGACAAAGAGGAGTGGGTAGCACCGGCTGAGGGTGAGGAAAAAGGGCATAACGAAATCGTCAACAAACAAATCAACAAAGCCAACGCCCTTTGGACGATCAGCAAAAGCGATATCTCTGATGAAGAGTACAAAGATTTCTATTCGAGCATCGCGCACGACTCTTCCGAGCCGCTTATATGGATGCACAACAAGGCTGAGGGGGCGTTAGAGTACACCACCCTCTTCTACGTACCCTCCAAAGCGCCGATGGATTTGTACCGCGTCGATTACCAAAGCGGTATCAAACTCTACATCAACCGCGTCTTCATCACCGACGATGAAAAAGAGCTTATGCCGACATACCTTCGCTTCCTACGCGGGGTGATCGATTCTGCCGACCTTCCGTTGAATGTCAGCCGCGAAATCCTCCAAAGCAACCGCGTTATGGCGAAGATCAAAAACGCATCGGTTAAAAAAGTATTGGGTGAACTCTCTAAACTCTCAGAAAATGATGCAGAGAAATACGACGCATTCTACAAAGAGTTCGGAAACGTCCTCAAAGAGGGTCTTTACAGCGATTTCGGTAACCGCGAAAAAATCTTGGAGCTTCTCAAACTCAACACATTGAACTCTGCCGAGCCGGTAATGTTCAGCAAGTTTATCGAGGGTGTAGACGCCGAGAAAAAAGAGATCTACTACATCACGGCGAAAATGTCTCTCTCTATGCTCAAAAACTCCCCTGCACTTGAACGTTTCAAAGCAAAAGGGATCGATGTATTGGTGCTCAACGAAGAGATCGACACGATCGTATTCCCGATGGTAACCGAGTACAACGAGTATAAATTCGTCAACGTTAGCGATGCGAAACTCGAAGAATCCGAAGAGGAGAAAAAAGAGCACGAAGAGAAAGCCAAAGGGATGGAATCATTCGTTGGTCAGCTCCAAAATGCTCTGGGTGAGAGCGTATCGAAAGTCGAAACGACCTTCGATCTCACCGAGTCTGCCGTATGTTTGAAAATCGACAAAGAAGACCAAGGGTACATGATGGCGCAGATGATGAAACAGTTCGGAAACATGGGCGGGGATTTCCCGGCTCCGAAACCGATCCTGCAAATCAACCCGAACCATGAGTTGATCAAAAAACTCAGTGACTCAGCGGATATGAACCTCATCGACGATGCGGCGCATGTGTTGCTTGATCAGGCGAAACTTTATGAGGGTGAGACGCTTGCCGATACCGCAGGGTTTATCGCACGTCTTAACCGCATTATGGCGAAAGCGCTGTAA
- the truA gene encoding tRNA pseudouridine(38-40) synthase TruA — MNRAKITMSYNGSAFLGSQQQTTTHETVIGTLLIALQRLKIHTAPKGSGRTDRGVHATHQVMHIDLPHFWTDLPRLKDMLNLQLPASLRILRIEFVDSEFHARYSAKRRVYRYIIKEGISNPFEDNFITFVPNLNREAITDAITCFEGTHSFEFFKKSGNDLEHFTRIIYRAYAYSHKGYFVLVFEGNGFLRSQIRLMVGFLLRISAGKATKEQLIEQLNCVKRHSTDIAPHNGLYLTHIKY, encoded by the coding sequence TTGAATCGTGCCAAAATCACCATGAGCTATAACGGCTCGGCGTTTTTGGGTTCGCAGCAGCAGACCACCACGCATGAAACCGTCATCGGGACGCTTCTGATCGCTCTTCAACGGCTCAAAATCCATACCGCACCCAAAGGATCGGGACGAACCGATCGCGGTGTCCATGCCACCCATCAGGTGATGCACATCGACCTTCCCCACTTTTGGACTGACCTGCCGCGTCTCAAAGACATGCTCAATCTGCAGCTCCCCGCTTCGCTTCGAATCTTGCGCATCGAGTTTGTCGACAGCGAATTTCATGCCCGCTACAGCGCCAAAAGACGGGTCTACCGTTACATCATCAAAGAAGGGATCAGTAATCCGTTCGAAGACAACTTTATCACCTTCGTCCCGAACCTCAACCGCGAGGCCATCACCGATGCGATCACGTGTTTCGAGGGGACCCACAGTTTCGAGTTTTTCAAAAAAAGCGGCAATGACCTGGAACACTTTACCCGTATCATTTACCGTGCCTACGCCTACTCGCACAAAGGATACTTTGTCCTTGTCTTCGAAGGAAACGGCTTTTTACGTTCCCAAATCCGTCTAATGGTCGGATTTTTGCTCCGTATTTCCGCCGGAAAAGCGACGAAAGAGCAGCTTATCGAGCAGTTAAACTGTGTAAAACGCCACTCTACCGATATCGCACCGCATAACGGTTTATACTTAACTCATATCAAATACTGA
- a CDS encoding LptF/LptG family permease: protein MDKLRRYILSNLSILFFSIFLPLFAIASVIFMIKLATYTAVIQLSIMEMAKLYLFVLPELLFYTLPIAFVVGAALTLYRLSNDNEMVVVFSLGISPSFIARVLSVPALLLSLLLLTDFLLVTPYIKIISANFVDHKRAEAKFNLTASEFGHSFGDWMLFINKSDPQTHAFGDVVLFNKTMKDEILITAKNAELLNNKGVLQLRLRDGESYSYDDETFKKMVFKIAYINDMMSSEDTIYRDPIDYWTNSDLRERKDQRLITNTLLSLFPLISVFLVIALGVVHARHQKRWIYLWLFLSIIGFYAAAILIQKWLGFHTIWVVTLAWLIITYSFYKRLVGERF, encoded by the coding sequence ATGGATAAATTACGCCGCTATATCCTCTCAAATTTATCGATTCTCTTTTTCTCGATTTTTTTACCCCTTTTTGCAATTGCCTCGGTCATTTTCATGATCAAACTCGCCACGTATACGGCGGTTATTCAACTCAGCATCATGGAGATGGCCAAACTCTATCTCTTCGTATTGCCGGAGCTTCTGTTTTATACCCTTCCGATCGCGTTTGTCGTCGGAGCGGCATTGACCCTCTATCGCCTCTCCAACGATAATGAGATGGTTGTTGTCTTCTCGCTCGGTATCTCTCCGAGCTTTATTGCCCGGGTTTTGTCCGTGCCGGCACTGTTGCTCTCACTCCTTTTGCTCACCGACTTCTTGCTGGTCACGCCGTACATCAAAATCATCTCGGCCAATTTCGTCGATCATAAAAGAGCCGAAGCCAAATTCAACCTCACCGCTTCCGAGTTTGGTCACAGTTTCGGCGACTGGATGCTCTTTATCAACAAAAGCGATCCGCAAACGCACGCTTTCGGCGATGTGGTACTGTTCAATAAAACGATGAAAGACGAGATTCTCATCACCGCCAAAAATGCCGAATTGCTGAACAACAAAGGGGTACTGCAACTGCGTCTGCGTGATGGAGAAAGTTATAGCTACGATGATGAAACTTTCAAAAAAATGGTGTTTAAAATCGCCTATATCAATGACATGATGAGCAGTGAAGATACCATCTATCGTGACCCAATCGACTATTGGACGAACAGCGATCTGCGAGAACGCAAGGACCAACGCCTCATCACCAATACCCTGCTGAGCCTTTTCCCCCTTATCTCGGTCTTTTTGGTTATCGCCCTCGGTGTCGTGCACGCCCGTCACCAGAAACGGTGGATATACCTGTGGCTCTTCCTCTCAATCATCGGGTTCTATGCTGCCGCGATTCTCATCCAGAAATGGCTCGGTTTCCATACAATCTGGGTCGTAACCCTTGCGTGGCTCATCATCACATACAGTTTTTATAAACGTCTGGTAGGAGAACGGTTTTGA
- a CDS encoding A24 family peptidase, translating to MSELIFVFIIGATIGSFLNVLILRTPRDESVSFPASHCMSCNTPLRAWHNIPILSWLFLRGKCAFCGEKISVQYPFIEALSGLIFLFAVMKLGLNIQGIGVALTFDLLLALSVIDYRYKMVPDSINLSALTVAVISATSLGQVGYNFSNALLFAGGFTLLRFYLSYFLKKEAMGEADIMIAATMGALLGVKLGLVAIFAGAVLALPALLLTQGESEDSKQLPFIPFLAMGCWVVLMFDTYVTAYLAGLYG from the coding sequence GTGAGCGAACTTATTTTTGTCTTTATAATCGGTGCGACTATCGGCTCGTTTTTGAATGTCCTTATTCTGCGTACCCCGCGTGACGAGAGTGTCTCATTTCCCGCTTCGCACTGCATGAGCTGCAATACTCCGCTGCGCGCATGGCACAATATACCTATCCTCTCCTGGCTCTTTTTACGGGGCAAATGTGCTTTCTGCGGAGAGAAAATCTCAGTCCAATATCCGTTTATCGAGGCACTCAGCGGTCTTATTTTTCTCTTTGCCGTAATGAAACTCGGGCTCAATATTCAGGGCATCGGCGTTGCCCTGACGTTCGATTTATTACTGGCCCTTTCAGTCATCGATTACCGCTATAAAATGGTCCCAGACAGCATCAACCTCTCTGCGTTGACCGTTGCCGTAATCAGTGCGACTTCACTCGGACAGGTCGGTTACAACTTCTCCAATGCCCTACTGTTTGCCGGAGGATTTACCCTGCTTCGTTTTTATCTCTCCTACTTCCTCAAAAAAGAGGCGATGGGAGAAGCGGACATCATGATCGCGGCAACGATGGGAGCATTGCTCGGAGTCAAACTGGGACTCGTCGCGATTTTTGCGGGCGCAGTGTTGGCACTTCCTGCCCTGCTCTTGACCCAAGGCGAAAGCGAAGATTCCAAACAGCTTCCGTTCATCCCGTTTTTGGCGATGGGCTGCTGGGTAGTACTGATGTTCGACACCTATGTAACAGCATATTTGGCGGGGTTGTATGGATAA
- a CDS encoding di-trans,poly-cis-decaprenylcistransferase, with the protein MSNQPRHVAIIMDGNGRWAEMKGKTRTFGHEQGAETVRAITTYCAKHSEIERLTLYAFSTENWKRPKIEVEFLMKLLERYLKSERSTYLEGNIRFEPIGDLSIFSKSLRNVIDDVQNATSECNGLVQNLALNYGSRDEIVRAANSLRNTEIITVESLSAALDCTHDVDLLIRTGGDHRLSNFLLWQAAYAELFFTNTLWPDFAPNELEAIIKKFKTVERRFGGLA; encoded by the coding sequence ATGAGCAATCAGCCCCGCCACGTTGCGATCATCATGGACGGAAACGGCCGCTGGGCTGAAATGAAAGGCAAAACCCGTACCTTCGGACACGAACAAGGTGCGGAAACGGTTCGCGCCATTACCACCTATTGTGCAAAGCATTCTGAAATTGAACGATTGACCCTGTATGCCTTTAGCACCGAAAACTGGAAGCGTCCGAAAATCGAAGTCGAATTTTTGATGAAGCTGCTAGAGCGCTATCTCAAAAGCGAACGCTCCACCTATCTGGAGGGAAATATCCGTTTTGAACCGATCGGCGATCTCTCGATCTTTTCCAAGTCGCTTCGAAATGTGATCGATGACGTCCAAAACGCGACATCCGAGTGCAACGGACTGGTTCAAAATCTCGCCCTCAACTACGGAAGCCGTGATGAGATCGTCCGCGCGGCGAACTCTCTTCGAAACACGGAAATCATCACGGTGGAATCCCTCTCCGCCGCTCTCGACTGTACCCATGACGTCGATCTTCTAATCCGCACCGGGGGAGATCACCGATTATCCAACTTCCTCCTTTGGCAAGCCGCCTATGCGGAGCTTTTCTTCACCAATACGCTGTGGCCTGACTTTGCTCCGAACGAGCTCGAAGCGATTATCAAAAAATTTAAAACCGTCGAAAGACGTTTCGGAGGTTTAGCGTGA
- the coaBC gene encoding bifunctional phosphopantothenoylcysteine decarboxylase/phosphopantothenate--cysteine ligase CoaBC produces MTIPQNLLAGKKILLGVTGSIAAYKSLELLRLYIKAGADVRVVMSPAAKKFVAPLSYEALSRNRVLDDTNESWADDFNHIKIAQWADILVIAPASANTIAKLANGIADTILTQCALAFSGLKLLAPSANTNMIQNPMIQASMKMLAIANYEIVATQTKELACQVVGDGAMAEPLDIFWHTARTLLKNDFWSDRRVIVTGGGTIERLDDVRYISNFSSGKMASALAAALFLRGADVNLIATRFEGDLPQEIHTIDVESSEEMHEYLTDSIRIAKKGKLSKPSLIHDEPIALIQKEPYLFMAAAVSDYVPLHPQSGKLKKEMLGDTWTIPMKQNIDLLATSNKEGIKTVAFKAETDRSVATQNARNLLERKGVNAVCLNVIDASNPFGGDTNVINFITSVESITLPKNDKLTVALHILEQAESL; encoded by the coding sequence ATGACCATACCTCAGAACCTGCTCGCAGGGAAAAAAATCCTCCTCGGTGTTACAGGCTCTATTGCGGCCTATAAGTCGCTTGAGCTCCTCCGTCTCTACATCAAAGCCGGAGCCGACGTACGGGTCGTCATGTCCCCCGCCGCAAAAAAATTCGTTGCGCCGCTTTCTTACGAAGCACTCAGCCGCAACCGCGTACTCGATGATACCAACGAATCGTGGGCGGATGATTTCAACCATATCAAGATAGCGCAATGGGCCGACATTCTCGTGATTGCACCCGCTTCCGCCAATACGATTGCCAAACTCGCCAACGGGATCGCCGATACGATCCTCACCCAATGCGCCCTCGCCTTTTCAGGTTTGAAACTCCTCGCCCCTTCGGCCAATACCAACATGATCCAAAATCCGATGATCCAGGCTTCGATGAAAATGCTTGCCATCGCAAACTATGAGATCGTTGCGACCCAAACCAAAGAACTTGCATGCCAAGTCGTCGGTGACGGTGCGATGGCGGAGCCTCTCGATATCTTTTGGCACACTGCCCGTACCCTGCTCAAAAATGATTTTTGGTCGGACAGACGTGTCATCGTGACGGGAGGCGGCACGATCGAGCGACTTGACGACGTCCGCTATATCAGCAACTTTTCCAGCGGAAAAATGGCTTCTGCTCTTGCAGCGGCCCTCTTTTTGCGCGGTGCGGATGTCAACCTGATCGCGACCCGTTTTGAAGGCGATTTACCGCAGGAAATCCATACCATCGACGTCGAGAGCTCCGAGGAGATGCATGAATATCTGACCGACTCGATCCGCATCGCCAAAAAAGGGAAACTTTCAAAACCTTCCCTCATCCATGACGAGCCGATTGCCCTGATCCAAAAAGAGCCCTATCTCTTTATGGCGGCTGCGGTGAGCGATTATGTTCCCCTCCACCCTCAATCGGGGAAACTTAAAAAAGAGATGCTCGGTGATACGTGGACGATACCGATGAAACAAAATATTGATCTTCTCGCAACCAGTAACAAGGAAGGGATCAAAACCGTAGCGTTTAAAGCGGAAACCGATCGTTCCGTCGCAACCCAAAATGCCCGTAATCTTCTCGAACGCAAGGGGGTCAATGCCGTATGTCTGAATGTCATCGATGCAAGCAACCCGTTCGGTGGAGATACCAATGTCATTAATTTCATCACCTCTGTTGAGAGTATCACCCTCCCTAAAAACGATAAACTTACCGTTGCTCTTCATATCCTGGAACAGGCCGAGTCGTTATGA
- the glmU gene encoding bifunctional UDP-N-acetylglucosamine diphosphorylase/glucosamine-1-phosphate N-acetyltransferase GlmU gives MLNPLSIVILAAGKGSRMKSPKAKVLHEICGREMLYYSIKAAREITDDVIVVVAHQKDAVISAMQKYFEGLTFITQDAENFPGTGGAMKGVVPKYDDVLVLNGDMPLIERTSIEKFLANPADIVMSVIPLDDPSGYGRVVIENGQVLRIVEEKDASDAEKAINTVNAGVYAFKHHVLQTYIPRLSNANAQGEYYLTDVIEMARADALSIAPLYVTEEEFKGVNSKNDLANAEMIMMDRIRRSWMDTGVIMQLPHTIYIEEGVRFEGECIIENGVRLSGNTLIANSHIKAHSIIEESTVKNSDVGPLAHLRPLCVLEDTHVGNFVEVKKSTLIGVKAGHLSYLGDATIDSGTNIGAGTITCNYDGIKKYQTIIGKNVFVGSDTQLVAPIEIADNVMIAAGTTVTSGKYESDLLILSRISIKKVPGFFSRFFGKGNE, from the coding sequence ATGTTGAACCCTCTCTCAATCGTCATATTAGCCGCCGGAAAAGGGTCCCGGATGAAATCGCCCAAAGCGAAAGTACTTCATGAGATATGCGGTCGCGAGATGCTTTATTACAGTATCAAAGCGGCTCGTGAAATCACCGATGATGTTATCGTTGTCGTCGCTCACCAAAAAGATGCGGTAATCAGCGCCATGCAAAAGTATTTTGAGGGGTTGACGTTCATCACTCAAGATGCTGAGAATTTCCCGGGTACCGGTGGAGCGATGAAGGGTGTCGTGCCAAAATACGACGATGTTCTTGTCCTTAACGGCGATATGCCGCTTATCGAGCGCACATCGATCGAAAAATTCCTCGCCAATCCTGCCGACATCGTCATGTCCGTTATCCCACTCGACGACCCAAGCGGCTACGGACGTGTCGTGATCGAAAACGGCCAAGTTCTTCGGATCGTCGAAGAGAAAGATGCCAGCGACGCGGAAAAAGCGATCAATACCGTCAATGCAGGAGTTTACGCGTTCAAACATCATGTCCTGCAAACCTATATTCCGCGTCTTTCCAATGCCAATGCCCAAGGGGAATACTATCTCACCGATGTCATCGAAATGGCGCGCGCCGACGCGTTGAGCATTGCGCCGCTGTATGTCACGGAAGAGGAGTTCAAAGGGGTCAACTCCAAGAACGACCTTGCCAACGCCGAAATGATCATGATGGATCGTATCCGCCGCTCATGGATGGATACTGGGGTGATTATGCAGCTTCCCCATACGATTTATATCGAAGAAGGGGTTAGATTCGAAGGGGAATGCATCATCGAAAACGGCGTACGTCTCAGCGGAAATACCCTCATTGCCAACTCCCATATCAAGGCTCACAGCATTATCGAAGAGAGTACGGTTAAAAACTCCGACGTCGGACCGCTCGCCCACTTGCGCCCTCTGTGTGTCTTGGAAGACACTCATGTCGGAAACTTCGTCGAAGTAAAAAAATCAACCCTTATCGGAGTTAAAGCCGGACACCTGAGCTATCTCGGTGACGCCACGATCGACTCTGGAACCAATATCGGAGCGGGAACCATTACCTGCAACTATGACGGGATTAAAAAATACCAAACGATCATCGGCAAAAATGTCTTCGTCGGAAGCGATACGCAGCTCGTCGCACCGATAGAAATAGCCGATAATGTGATGATCGCCGCAGGGACTACCGTGACGTCTGGAAAATACGAGAGCGATCTCCTCATCCTCAGCCGAATCTCGATCAAAAAAGTTCCCGGATTTTTCTCGCGCTTCTTCGGTAAAGGGAACGAATGA
- a CDS encoding HD domain-containing phosphohydrolase: protein MVLILMLCIILVIGLNFRSLVLSSMQERAFSIAEIAKAGLTAHMKSGLMAKRAYFLHEIASAPHVKSITIIRSDEVCEQFGKCIAGEKMVDDSLRAIMNSKKPYVTMSDWNQKATVRAIVPYVATSKGNLNCLMCHHVAENTVLGAIDIELDVTEYRNKAWMYLLIVFGVIGFFTVVIAFNMSHVIEQFVRKPLLTLIQLAKAVFFQTDTKEHGTFESKEFKEVANQFVQFGKELKERDLRIEQTTSTFHSLNSEIDTTLRETLFAMGEAEETRSKETRQHTLRVVEYSRLLAGLCGMNDHEIDLLVTAAPLHDIGKIGIPDSILLKAGALDEEERTIMKTHTFLGYDILKHSEREVLQAAAIIALEHHERWDGLGYPKGLKGENIHIFGRIVSMADVFDALSTKRVYKEAWPLDQVRAYFKEERGKSFDPHLCDLLNENFNRFEALHTQYYKNM, encoded by the coding sequence TTGGTACTGATCTTAATGCTGTGTATTATTTTGGTGATCGGCCTTAATTTCCGTTCGCTTGTCCTCTCGAGTATGCAAGAGAGGGCATTTTCCATCGCAGAGATTGCCAAAGCCGGATTAACCGCTCATATGAAAAGCGGCTTGATGGCGAAACGAGCCTATTTTTTACACGAAATTGCCAGCGCCCCCCACGTCAAATCGATTACCATAATCCGATCCGATGAAGTATGCGAACAGTTTGGAAAATGCATTGCCGGTGAGAAGATGGTGGATGATTCGTTAAGGGCTATTATGAATTCCAAAAAGCCTTATGTGACGATGTCCGACTGGAATCAAAAAGCTACGGTACGTGCCATCGTCCCTTATGTTGCCACTTCAAAAGGGAATTTAAATTGTCTGATGTGTCATCATGTAGCAGAAAATACGGTTCTCGGGGCTATCGATATCGAATTGGATGTTACCGAATACCGTAACAAGGCATGGATGTATTTGCTCATTGTGTTTGGAGTGATCGGTTTTTTTACCGTTGTAATAGCCTTCAATATGTCACATGTTATTGAACAATTTGTCCGTAAACCGCTCCTAACATTGATCCAATTGGCAAAAGCGGTCTTTTTTCAAACCGATACCAAGGAACACGGTACGTTTGAAAGCAAAGAATTTAAAGAGGTGGCAAACCAATTCGTCCAATTCGGCAAAGAGCTAAAAGAGCGCGATCTCCGGATCGAACAAACGACATCCACGTTTCATTCGCTGAACAGTGAAATCGATACAACACTCAGAGAGACCCTTTTTGCGATGGGTGAAGCGGAGGAGACCCGTTCAAAAGAGACCCGCCAACATACATTGCGCGTGGTGGAATACAGCCGTTTGTTGGCTGGCCTTTGCGGGATGAATGATCATGAAATCGATTTGCTTGTCACTGCGGCCCCTTTGCACGATATCGGGAAAATCGGCATTCCGGATTCTATTTTGCTGAAAGCGGGAGCGCTGGATGAGGAAGAACGTACGATTATGAAGACACATACGTTCTTAGGATATGATATCTTGAAACATTCGGAGCGTGAGGTACTGCAGGCGGCTGCAATCATTGCGCTTGAACATCATGAACGGTGGGATGGACTCGGTTATCCGAAAGGGCTAAAAGGGGAAAATATCCATATTTTCGGGCGCATTGTCTCGATGGCGGATGTTTTTGATGCTCTGAGCACCAAACGGGTCTACAAAGAAGCCTGGCCGCTGGATCAAGTCAGAGCATATTTTAAAGAGGAGAGAGGTAAATCCTTTGATCCGCATTTATGTGATTTGCTGAATGAAAACTTTAACCGCTTCGAAGCACTCCATACGCAATATTATAAAAATATGTAA
- the fliP gene encoding flagellar type III secretion system pore protein FliP (The bacterial flagellar biogenesis protein FliP forms a type III secretion system (T3SS)-type pore required for flagellar assembly.), with translation MGRLVFLLLMIPFALWGADPQVPAMNFNIAAPESPQQVVSSLNVLLVLTVLFLAPSLVLVMTTFTRFVIVFGFLRQALGTQQVPPTQLLVMLALILTVFVMEPVATKAYDEGIKPYSENKISYDEAFEKTTDPFKNFMVRNTREKDLALFLRIRHMQNPHSIKEVPLTIVIPAFVISELKTAFEIGFLLFLPFLVIDMVVASILMSMGMMMLPPVMISMPFKILVFVMVDGWNLLIGNLIASVK, from the coding sequence TTGGGTCGTTTAGTCTTTTTACTCTTGATGATCCCTTTTGCCCTTTGGGGCGCCGATCCGCAGGTTCCTGCGATGAATTTCAATATTGCCGCCCCCGAATCTCCGCAGCAGGTTGTAAGCTCTCTAAACGTTTTATTGGTACTGACGGTACTTTTTTTAGCGCCGAGTCTGGTTTTGGTCATGACGACGTTTACCCGTTTTGTTATCGTATTCGGTTTTTTACGTCAGGCATTGGGAACTCAACAGGTACCGCCGACGCAGCTGCTCGTCATGTTGGCCCTTATTTTGACCGTGTTCGTGATGGAACCGGTGGCGACCAAAGCGTATGATGAGGGGATAAAGCCCTACAGTGAAAACAAAATCAGTTACGATGAAGCATTTGAGAAGACGACTGACCCGTTTAAAAATTTTATGGTACGAAATACCCGTGAAAAAGATTTGGCTCTCTTTCTGCGGATTCGTCATATGCAAAATCCCCATTCGATTAAAGAAGTTCCACTCACTATCGTCATCCCGGCATTCGTCATCAGTGAACTCAAAACTGCCTTTGAAATCGGGTTTTTGCTCTTTTTGCCGTTCCTTGTCATCGATATGGTCGTTGCTTCGATTCTGATGTCGATGGGGATGATGATGCTCCCTCCGGTTATGATCTCGATGCCGTTTAAGATACTGGTGTTTGTTATGGTAGACGGATGGAATCTGCTGATCGGAAATCTGATCGCAAGTGTTAAATAG